One Pectobacterium colocasium DNA segment encodes these proteins:
- the hutW gene encoding heme anaerobic degradation radical SAM methyltransferase ChuW/HutW, producing MNIDLTPYYAESGEQPFSARRMAMPWRNHVPLSPEQIPAGWQTLKQQIVPARKRLLYLHIPFCATHCTFCGFYQNKLRDDSTATYTRYLLQELAMEADSPLHQSAPIHAVYFGGGTPTALAADELSQIIRAIRTSLPLAPDCEITVEGRAMDFDDERIDACLDAGANRFSIGIQTFDTRIRQRMARTSDKQQSIRFLERLCERDRAAVVCDLMFGLPEQTPEIWREDLAIVSDLPLDGVDLYALNLLPTTPLAKAAENQRVALPDVVARRDFYRTGAAFLADAGWHQLSNSHWARTTRERNLYNLLIKQGADCLAMGSGAGGNINGQAYMMERSLERYYQQIDQGQKPIMMMTPASPTGPWQHQLQAGIEVGRIKLPQLTRHARELQPLLSQWHQAGLTCDDSTCLRLTNDGRFWANNLMQALQQIIPQLNAEEHTH from the coding sequence ATGAACATCGATTTGACGCCGTATTATGCCGAGTCCGGTGAGCAGCCTTTTAGCGCCCGACGTATGGCCATGCCTTGGCGCAACCATGTGCCGCTTTCACCAGAACAGATTCCGGCCGGTTGGCAGACGCTGAAGCAGCAGATCGTGCCTGCGCGTAAGCGTCTGCTCTACCTGCACATTCCTTTCTGTGCCACGCACTGCACGTTCTGCGGTTTTTATCAAAACAAGCTGCGTGATGACAGCACGGCGACCTATACCCGCTATTTGTTGCAGGAACTGGCGATGGAAGCGGACAGCCCGCTGCATCAGTCTGCGCCGATTCATGCGGTGTACTTTGGCGGTGGTACTCCAACGGCGCTGGCGGCCGATGAACTGTCACAAATTATTCGTGCGATCCGCACCTCTCTGCCGTTAGCCCCAGACTGTGAAATCACGGTGGAAGGGCGGGCGATGGATTTTGACGATGAGCGAATCGATGCCTGTCTGGATGCGGGTGCGAACCGCTTCTCCATTGGGATTCAGACGTTCGATACCCGCATTCGTCAGCGTATGGCGCGTACGTCGGATAAGCAGCAGTCAATTCGCTTCCTTGAGCGCCTGTGCGAGCGAGACAGGGCTGCCGTAGTGTGCGATCTGATGTTCGGCCTGCCGGAACAAACGCCGGAAATCTGGCGCGAAGATCTGGCGATCGTCAGTGATTTACCGCTAGACGGCGTCGATCTGTATGCGCTGAACCTGTTACCGACCACGCCGCTGGCGAAAGCGGCCGAAAACCAGCGCGTCGCGCTGCCTGATGTGGTGGCCCGTCGTGATTTTTACCGGACTGGCGCGGCATTTCTGGCCGATGCTGGTTGGCACCAGCTTAGCAACAGCCATTGGGCGCGCACCACGCGTGAACGCAACTTGTACAACCTGCTGATTAAACAGGGCGCGGACTGTCTGGCAATGGGAAGCGGTGCGGGCGGCAATATAAATGGGCAAGCCTACATGATGGAACGCAGCCTGGAGCGCTACTACCAGCAGATCGATCAGGGGCAAAAACCGATCATGATGATGACGCCAGCTAGTCCTACCGGGCCGTGGCAGCATCAGCTTCAGGCGGGTATTGAGGTTGGTCGTATCAAGCTGCCCCAACTGACTCGACATGCCCGTGAACTTCAGCCGTTACTCAGCCAGTGGCACCAGGCCGGGTTGACCTGTGACGATTCCACCTGCCTGCGCCTGACCAACGACGGCCGCTTCTGGGCGAACAACCTGATGCAGGCATTACAACAAATTATCCCTCAGCTTAATGCCGAAGAGCATACGCACTAG
- a CDS encoding ABC-F family ATPase has protein sequence MLSTNNITMQFGSKPLFENISVKFGGGNRYGLIGANGCGKSTFMKILGGDLVPSAGNVFLDPNERLGKLRQDQFAFEKYSVLDTVIMGHGELWAVKEERDRIYALAEMSEEDGYKVADLEVQYGEMDGYSAESRAGELLLGVGIPVEQHYGLMSEIAPGWKLRVLLAQALFADPDILLLDEPTNNLDIDTIRWLEQVLNERNSTMIIISHDRHFLNMVCTHMADLDYGELRIYPGNYDEYMTAATQARERLLADNAKKKAQISELQSFVSRFSANASKSKQATSRARQIDKIQLDEVKASSRQNPFIRFDQDKKLFRNALEVEALSKGFDNGPLFNKLNLMVEVGEKVAILGTNGIGKTTLLKTLVGDLQPDSGTVKWSENAKIGYYAQDHEYEFDETLTVFDWMSQWKQEKDDEQAVRSVLGRLLFSQDDIKKKVKVLSGGEKGRMLFGKLMMQRPNILVMDEPTNHLDMESIESLNMALDMYEGTLLFVSHDREFVSSLATRVLEITPNKVIDFTGNYEDYLRSQGIQ, from the coding sequence GTGTTAAGTACCAACAATATCACCATGCAGTTCGGCAGCAAGCCGTTGTTTGAAAACATTTCCGTTAAATTTGGCGGCGGTAACCGTTACGGTTTGATTGGCGCAAATGGCTGCGGTAAATCCACATTCATGAAGATTCTCGGTGGCGACCTGGTGCCGAGCGCTGGTAACGTCTTCCTCGATCCTAATGAGCGTCTGGGTAAATTGCGTCAGGATCAGTTCGCTTTTGAAAAATACAGCGTGCTGGATACCGTCATCATGGGCCACGGGGAGCTGTGGGCGGTAAAAGAAGAGCGCGACCGTATCTACGCATTGGCTGAAATGAGCGAAGAGGACGGTTATAAAGTTGCCGATCTGGAAGTGCAATACGGTGAGATGGATGGTTACAGCGCAGAATCTCGTGCCGGCGAACTGTTACTGGGCGTAGGGATTCCGGTTGAGCAGCACTATGGTTTGATGAGTGAGATTGCGCCGGGCTGGAAACTGCGTGTCCTGTTGGCGCAGGCGCTGTTTGCCGATCCAGATATCCTGTTGCTCGACGAACCCACCAACAACCTGGATATCGATACTATCCGCTGGCTGGAGCAGGTGCTGAACGAGCGTAACAGCACCATGATCATCATTTCGCATGACCGTCACTTCCTGAATATGGTGTGTACGCACATGGCGGATCTGGACTACGGCGAACTGCGTATTTATCCCGGTAACTACGATGAATACATGACGGCCGCGACGCAGGCTCGTGAGCGTCTACTGGCCGATAACGCCAAGAAGAAAGCGCAAATTTCCGAACTGCAATCGTTCGTTAGCCGTTTTAGCGCCAACGCCTCTAAATCCAAACAGGCGACATCACGCGCACGCCAGATCGATAAAATCCAGTTGGATGAAGTAAAAGCGTCCAGCCGTCAAAACCCGTTTATCCGTTTCGATCAGGATAAGAAACTGTTCCGTAATGCGCTGGAAGTGGAAGCGTTGAGCAAAGGTTTTGACAATGGTCCGCTCTTCAACAAGCTGAACCTGATGGTCGAAGTTGGTGAGAAAGTCGCTATTCTGGGTACCAACGGTATCGGTAAAACGACGCTGTTAAAAACGCTGGTCGGCGATCTTCAGCCAGACAGCGGTACGGTGAAGTGGTCTGAAAATGCAAAAATCGGCTACTACGCGCAGGATCACGAATACGAGTTCGACGAGACGCTGACCGTTTTTGACTGGATGAGCCAGTGGAAACAGGAAAAAGACGACGAACAAGCCGTACGTAGCGTGCTGGGTCGTTTGCTGTTCAGTCAGGATGACATTAAGAAGAAAGTGAAGGTGTTATCCGGTGGTGAAAAAGGCCGCATGCTGTTCGGTAAACTGATGATGCAGCGTCCTAACATTCTGGTCATGGATGAACCGACTAACCACTTGGATATGGAATCTATTGAATCGCTGAACATGGCGCTGGATATGTATGAAGGGACGCTGCTGTTCGTTTCTCATGATCGTGAGTTCGTTAGCTCGCTGGCGACCCGTGTTCTGGAAATTACGCCGAATAAAGTGATCGATTTCACCGGTAACTATGAAGATTACCTGCGCAGCCAGGGTATTCAGTAA
- a CDS encoding PhzF family phenazine biosynthesis protein — translation MPIVRRFKQVDVFTQQPFKGNPLAVILEANGLTDAQMQDIARWTNLSETTFVLPATDPLADYHVRIFTPESEMPFAGHPTLGTAHALLEEGLRPKSPGQLVQQCGVGLVPINIHDDGSLAFHAPQATMVPFGDEHMPLLEKTLGITGSDNAAIDNRYPPTAVHMGIRWLVIRVDSADTCLNITPDADALSAAQTLSQTDGIAIYGPHDNATPADYEVRAFYIERGHLKEDPVTGSANACLAALLRQQHSTNNVTAPLSYLARQGTMLNCDGRITVTYLNDEPWVGGHSVTIVDGTLQG, via the coding sequence ATGCCTATAGTACGTCGTTTCAAACAGGTCGACGTTTTTACCCAACAGCCTTTCAAGGGCAATCCGCTTGCCGTCATTCTGGAAGCCAATGGGCTAACCGATGCGCAAATGCAGGATATCGCGCGTTGGACAAACCTATCAGAAACCACGTTTGTCCTGCCCGCCACCGACCCTCTGGCGGATTACCACGTACGCATTTTTACGCCAGAGTCGGAAATGCCCTTTGCCGGACACCCTACGCTAGGCACTGCACATGCCCTGCTGGAAGAAGGCTTGCGCCCGAAATCCCCAGGCCAGTTGGTGCAGCAGTGCGGCGTTGGCTTAGTCCCGATTAATATCCATGATGATGGAAGCCTGGCTTTTCACGCACCGCAGGCCACTATGGTTCCGTTCGGTGACGAGCACATGCCACTGCTGGAAAAAACGCTTGGCATTACGGGTTCTGATAATGCTGCTATCGATAACCGCTACCCACCCACCGCAGTACACATGGGTATTCGCTGGCTGGTGATTCGTGTCGACAGCGCCGACACCTGCCTGAACATCACACCTGATGCAGACGCGCTCTCAGCCGCGCAAACCCTCAGCCAGACTGACGGCATTGCCATCTACGGCCCGCACGATAACGCGACGCCAGCCGATTATGAAGTTCGCGCATTCTATATTGAGCGTGGTCATCTCAAAGAAGATCCGGTGACTGGCAGTGCTAACGCCTGTCTGGCTGCGCTGCTTCGCCAACAGCACTCCACCAATAACGTCACCGCGCCACTCAGCTACCTGGCACGACAGGGCACGATGCTGAACTGCGATGGCCGCATTACCGTCACTTACCTGAACGATGAACCCTGGGTCGGCGGACACAGCGTCACGATCGTTGACGGTACCTTGCAGGGGTAA
- a CDS encoding GNAT family N-acetyltransferase, whose amino-acid sequence MEKPFADMSVIDDLYELRHPPHLRLTIQEERDADALFALIQQEKARLRRTLPWPDSVKRVDDTRETIRGNRKAFFDKTSAVYVIRWDNALAGIVSFNTIQDKEGVIGYWIAEAFEGKGIVSQAVSTLIAAYTAAHLVERSIIKASTANTRSNAVAQRLGFHFHHIEKDAERIGEQWFDHNIYRYPA is encoded by the coding sequence ATGGAAAAACCATTTGCTGATATGTCCGTGATCGATGATCTGTATGAACTACGGCATCCACCACACTTGCGTCTGACGATACAGGAAGAGCGCGATGCCGATGCGCTCTTCGCCTTGATCCAGCAGGAAAAAGCCCGTCTGCGGCGGACGTTACCCTGGCCGGATTCCGTCAAGCGCGTCGATGACACGCGTGAAACGATTCGCGGCAACAGAAAGGCGTTCTTCGACAAAACGTCCGCCGTGTATGTCATCCGCTGGGACAATGCGCTGGCTGGCATCGTCTCCTTCAATACGATTCAGGATAAAGAAGGCGTCATCGGCTACTGGATCGCCGAAGCCTTTGAAGGGAAAGGCATCGTTTCTCAGGCCGTCAGCACATTGATAGCCGCCTATACCGCTGCACACCTCGTCGAACGTAGCATCATCAAAGCCTCAACCGCCAACACGCGCAGTAACGCTGTCGCGCAACGGCTTGGTTTCCACTTTCATCACATCGAGAAAGATGCCGAGCGGATTGGTGAACAGTGGTTCGATCACAATATTTATCGCTATCCCGCCTGA
- the treB gene encoding PTS trehalose transporter subunit IIBC, whose product MSKVKQQDIDRLIELVGGRENIAAVTHCITRLRFVLHDASKAHPKNIEELRIVKGCFTNAGQFQVVIGTDVDEYYKALLATTGKGEINKEEAKVAARQNMSWFERSISHFAEIFFPLLPALISGGLILGARNVIGDIPMRDGQTLVQLYPTWKTVYDFLWLLGEAIFFYLPVAVCWSTVRKMGGTPILGIVLGITLVSPQLMNAYLIGQQTPEVWNFGWFTIEKIGYQAQVIPSVLAGMALALIEIRLKKIVPDYLYLVVVPVTSLILAVFLAHTLIGPFGRMIGDGVAWTVKAVMTGSFAPIGAALFGFLYAPLVITGVHQTTLAIDMQMIQSMGGTPVWPLIALSNIAQAAAVVGVILVSRKANEREISVPAAISAFLGVTEPAMYGINLKYRFPMLCAMIGSAAAALICGLYGVTANGIGVGGLPGILSIKPQFWGIFALAMLVAAVIPIVLTSLVYKRKSRNGTLDPA is encoded by the coding sequence ATGAGTAAAGTGAAACAACAGGATATTGACCGCCTGATCGAACTGGTTGGCGGACGTGAGAATATCGCGGCTGTCACGCACTGCATCACTCGCCTCCGCTTCGTTTTACACGATGCGTCCAAAGCCCATCCCAAAAACATTGAAGAGCTGCGGATTGTCAAAGGGTGCTTCACGAATGCCGGGCAGTTTCAGGTTGTGATCGGCACCGACGTGGATGAGTATTACAAAGCACTGCTCGCCACAACGGGAAAAGGCGAAATCAATAAAGAAGAGGCTAAAGTCGCCGCTCGTCAAAATATGAGCTGGTTCGAGCGCAGCATTTCACATTTTGCCGAAATCTTTTTTCCACTGCTTCCTGCGCTTATCAGCGGAGGCTTGATCCTCGGCGCACGTAACGTTATCGGCGATATCCCGATGCGCGACGGGCAAACGCTGGTACAGCTCTATCCGACCTGGAAAACCGTCTACGATTTCCTTTGGCTGCTGGGCGAAGCCATCTTCTTCTATCTCCCCGTCGCGGTCTGCTGGTCAACCGTGCGCAAAATGGGCGGCACACCGATACTCGGCATCGTACTCGGTATCACGCTGGTATCGCCGCAGCTAATGAACGCCTACCTCATCGGGCAGCAAACGCCCGAGGTCTGGAATTTTGGCTGGTTCACGATTGAGAAAATAGGTTATCAGGCACAGGTTATCCCTTCCGTCTTAGCTGGGATGGCGCTGGCGCTGATCGAAATACGGCTGAAAAAAATCGTGCCGGATTACCTCTATCTGGTGGTCGTGCCAGTGACCTCACTCATTCTGGCTGTTTTCCTGGCACATACCTTGATTGGTCCGTTTGGCCGAATGATTGGCGATGGTGTCGCCTGGACCGTTAAGGCAGTAATGACGGGAAGTTTTGCCCCCATTGGTGCTGCGCTGTTTGGGTTTCTGTATGCACCGCTGGTCATCACCGGCGTGCACCAAACAACGTTAGCGATTGATATGCAGATGATTCAGAGTATGGGCGGTACGCCGGTTTGGCCACTCATCGCGCTGTCCAACATTGCCCAGGCGGCCGCAGTCGTTGGGGTGATTCTCGTCAGCCGGAAAGCCAACGAACGTGAAATTTCTGTTCCCGCCGCCATTTCCGCCTTTCTAGGCGTGACCGAGCCGGCCATGTACGGTATCAACCTGAAATACCGCTTTCCGATGCTGTGCGCCATGATTGGTTCCGCCGCCGCTGCGCTCATTTGCGGCCTGTACGGTGTGACGGCAAATGGCATCGGTGTTGGTGGATTGCCGGGTATTCTCTCCATCAAGCCACAATTTTGGGGAATTTTCGCGCTCGCCATGCTGGTTGCCGCCGTCATTCCAATCGTATTGACGTCGCTGGTCTATAAACGCAAGAGCCGCAATGGCACGCTGGATCCTGCATAA
- the treC gene encoding alpha,alpha-phosphotrehalase yields MTTSLPWWQNGVIYQIYPKSFQDSTGNGIGDIAGITARLDYLQQLGVDAIWLTPVYLSPQVDNGYDVADYCAIDPTYGTMADMETLIAEAHRRRIRIVMDMVFNHTSTQHHWFLNAQDRRSPYRHFYIWRDGNDGALPNNWRSKFGGPAWQWHEESKQYYLHLFATEQADLNWEHPRVRDELKQVCEFWADKGVDGLRLDVINLVSKQQDFPSDAQGDGRRFYTDGPLIHDYLQEFSQDVFQPRGLMTVGEMSSTSLEHCRRYAALDGSELSMTFNFHHLKVDYPNGEKWTLAEPDFIQLKQIFTHWQQGMHNHAWNALFWCNHDQPRIVSRFGDDGEFRVQSAKMLAMVLHGMQGTPYIYQGEELGMTNPGYTQIEQYRDIESLNQFAEQRDRGQPDAQILAILASKSRDNGRTPMQWDASSHAGFTTGTPWIAPCQNFTHVNASQALADKDSIFYTYQQLIAMRKALPLLTYGEYQDLLPDHPHIWCYQRTWEGQRLLVLANLSKQPLRWEPPTDAHERRWRLLFSNYSDTQPQPAILALRPFEAIYWVQGMREKEGKV; encoded by the coding sequence ATGACTACCTCGCTTCCCTGGTGGCAAAACGGCGTAATTTATCAGATCTACCCGAAGAGCTTTCAGGACAGTACCGGAAATGGCATTGGCGACATCGCTGGCATTACCGCCCGACTCGATTATCTGCAACAGTTGGGCGTTGATGCGATCTGGCTGACGCCGGTTTATCTTTCCCCTCAGGTTGATAACGGCTATGACGTCGCCGACTACTGCGCCATCGACCCGACCTACGGCACCATGGCTGATATGGAAACGTTGATCGCAGAAGCGCACCGACGCCGCATTCGTATCGTCATGGATATGGTGTTCAACCACACCTCTACGCAACACCACTGGTTCCTGAATGCACAGGATCGCCGCAGTCCCTATCGACATTTTTATATCTGGCGTGATGGCAATGACGGCGCATTACCCAATAACTGGCGTTCAAAATTTGGCGGCCCCGCCTGGCAGTGGCACGAAGAAAGCAAACAGTATTATCTGCACCTTTTCGCCACTGAACAGGCCGATCTGAATTGGGAGCACCCGCGCGTACGGGATGAATTAAAACAGGTCTGTGAATTTTGGGCGGATAAAGGCGTGGACGGGTTGCGTCTGGATGTGATCAATTTGGTCTCCAAACAGCAGGATTTTCCGTCCGATGCTCAGGGCGATGGACGCCGTTTCTACACCGATGGACCGCTGATTCATGATTACTTGCAGGAATTCAGCCAAGATGTTTTTCAGCCCCGTGGCTTGATGACCGTCGGCGAAATGTCATCAACCTCGTTGGAGCACTGCCGCCGCTACGCCGCATTGGACGGTAGCGAGCTCTCTATGACGTTCAATTTTCACCATCTGAAAGTCGATTATCCGAATGGCGAAAAATGGACGCTGGCGGAGCCTGACTTCATCCAGCTCAAGCAGATTTTTACTCACTGGCAGCAGGGGATGCACAACCACGCCTGGAATGCGCTGTTCTGGTGTAATCACGATCAGCCGCGCATCGTGTCGCGTTTCGGGGATGACGGCGAATTCCGCGTGCAATCCGCCAAGATGCTGGCGATGGTGCTTCACGGCATGCAGGGCACCCCCTATATCTATCAGGGCGAAGAACTGGGTATGACCAATCCCGGCTATACGCAGATTGAACAATACCGGGATATTGAAAGCCTGAATCAATTTGCTGAACAGCGCGATCGGGGTCAGCCAGATGCACAAATCTTAGCGATCCTCGCCAGCAAATCACGCGATAACGGCCGTACACCGATGCAATGGGATGCCAGCAGCCATGCTGGATTTACGACTGGCACGCCGTGGATAGCACCGTGTCAAAACTTTACCCACGTCAACGCGAGTCAGGCATTGGCGGATAAAGACTCTATTTTTTATACCTATCAGCAGCTTATCGCCATGCGTAAAGCGCTACCGCTACTGACGTATGGAGAGTATCAGGATTTGCTGCCAGATCATCCCCATATCTGGTGCTATCAGCGTACCTGGGAAGGCCAACGGCTTCTGGTTCTGGCAAATCTCAGCAAACAGCCCCTACGTTGGGAACCACCAACGGACGCCCATGAGCGCCGCTGGCGACTGTTGTTCAGCAATTATTCTGACACACAACCCCAGCCCGCCATACTGGCGCTGCGTCCGTTTGAAGCCATATATTGGGTGCAAGGCATGCGGGAGAAAGAAGGAAAGGTTTAG
- a CDS encoding MFS transporter has product MLSLTWYRERVSSYSLNAFLFSYSWFAILAILALYLSNTLALSSTLTALLIMTASVGAKVTRLIISPFIDVLPPQKSAALAAAVMGTSCLLLAVTHQVPLLFVAVLGYGVSYGSNSLLLRAMAGATEDERKRATLFVQLSIIANLASMLAPLVSITLFSKLSPVLPFYCTSMVMYALSLWIYFKDELPPLPVQNAWLTSLKYQIANKALQQFFFLTLLCWMIYSQLFSALPLYAQQLLNRTEDIGFLLSFNAILSVFLAPKLQKIFMRNHISNRQIIFFSLLMHAIGSLGLHFSQTLVHLYFSLTLWTLGELLLIPTLQTLLSGMTEKGMLVSVMAVNSIAMGLGEGIGGFLGVWLTRNTSWGFVFFSALSLFTALYFMTNKYFVRLS; this is encoded by the coding sequence ATGTTGTCTTTAACATGGTATAGAGAACGCGTATCAAGCTATTCGCTGAATGCTTTCCTGTTTTCGTACAGTTGGTTTGCGATTCTTGCCATCTTGGCTCTCTACTTGAGTAATACTCTGGCGTTGTCATCTACGCTTACCGCACTCCTTATCATGACGGCTTCTGTTGGCGCGAAGGTGACGCGGCTTATTATCTCCCCTTTTATTGATGTGTTGCCGCCGCAGAAATCTGCCGCATTGGCGGCGGCAGTGATGGGAACCAGTTGCTTACTGCTGGCAGTGACCCACCAGGTTCCTCTGCTTTTTGTCGCAGTATTGGGCTATGGCGTTTCTTATGGGTCAAATAGTTTGTTATTACGCGCTATGGCGGGTGCAACGGAGGATGAGAGAAAACGTGCCACTTTATTCGTTCAGCTTTCAATCATTGCCAATTTGGCGTCGATGCTTGCGCCTCTTGTCTCCATCACGTTGTTCAGTAAATTGTCTCCAGTGTTGCCGTTTTACTGTACGAGTATGGTGATGTATGCGTTGAGCCTGTGGATTTATTTCAAGGATGAACTGCCGCCTTTACCGGTGCAGAACGCATGGTTAACGTCGCTGAAATACCAGATTGCAAATAAAGCCTTACAGCAATTCTTTTTTTTAACGCTGCTGTGCTGGATGATCTACTCTCAGCTTTTTTCTGCATTGCCACTGTATGCCCAGCAGTTATTAAATCGTACGGAAGACATTGGTTTTTTGCTAAGTTTTAATGCGATTTTGTCAGTGTTTTTGGCACCTAAACTGCAAAAAATATTTATGCGGAATCACATTTCTAATCGGCAGATTATTTTTTTTTCGCTACTCATGCATGCCATCGGTTCTCTGGGGCTGCATTTTTCACAAACGTTAGTACATCTATATTTCTCACTGACGCTATGGACGTTAGGTGAATTGCTATTAATTCCGACGCTACAGACCTTATTGTCTGGCATGACAGAAAAAGGCATGTTGGTGAGCGTGATGGCAGTCAATTCGATTGCGATGGGGCTTGGTGAAGGGATTGGCGGGTTTCTCGGTGTGTGGCTGACGCGCAATACGTCGTGGGGGTTCGTTTTTTTCTCCGCGTTGAGTCTTTTTACCGCGTTGTATTTTATGACGAATAAATATTTCGTCCGCTTATCTTGA
- a CDS encoding ATP-grasp domain-containing protein, with protein MNNTIILFGCASFRQGPRAIEQARSIGLYPVLVDTRENLDRLNSKLRLDIEQYAIPDKTYGASLPIIEQLSALHTLIGIYTFEEYSVQTCSLLCERFRLPTSPSDAIATIRNKYQCRRRLQEAGLPQPAAGVFASIEEAHDFIMRSEGDSWIVKPLDAAGSLGVRRIERHNFHQLEQAFASLTPDQQTCFIVEQFITGKEYSIEGYFCGGAPCYLGVTEKHLRAGEYFVEDMHVFPAPITDVQRAAILHHASQALKATGLTFGHFHIECWLINGADVMMGEIHNRPGGDYIHLLTELCTGVETYRVVFEQYVHSAVKPLTAQYHRAAVVKYFDASPGILREIVGLDDVAANLYLTEVSVSCGDRIVPCHESSHRIGCVVATGADTQEALSTVKENMAHVVFNMV; from the coding sequence ATGAATAACACGATCATTCTTTTTGGTTGCGCATCTTTTCGTCAGGGTCCCAGAGCCATTGAGCAAGCTCGATCTATCGGGCTCTATCCCGTATTGGTTGATACGCGTGAAAATCTGGATAGGCTTAACAGCAAACTTAGACTTGATATTGAACAGTATGCGATCCCGGATAAAACTTACGGCGCGAGTTTGCCCATCATTGAGCAGCTTTCTGCTTTACACACTCTTATTGGGATCTATACGTTTGAAGAATATTCGGTGCAGACCTGTTCCTTGCTATGTGAACGATTCCGTTTGCCCACAAGCCCGTCTGATGCCATTGCGACGATAAGAAACAAATACCAGTGTCGGCGTCGTCTTCAGGAGGCGGGGTTGCCACAGCCTGCTGCTGGTGTGTTTGCGTCTATTGAAGAGGCACATGATTTCATCATGCGCTCAGAAGGGGATAGCTGGATAGTCAAACCACTCGACGCCGCAGGAAGTTTGGGGGTGCGCCGAATTGAACGGCATAACTTTCATCAGTTAGAGCAGGCGTTCGCTTCCCTTACTCCCGATCAACAGACGTGCTTTATTGTGGAACAGTTCATCACGGGAAAAGAGTACAGCATTGAAGGCTATTTCTGCGGTGGAGCGCCTTGCTATCTTGGCGTGACGGAAAAGCATCTTCGTGCCGGGGAATACTTTGTGGAAGATATGCATGTCTTTCCTGCCCCCATAACAGATGTACAGCGAGCGGCTATTCTGCATCATGCCAGTCAAGCATTAAAAGCCACGGGATTAACCTTTGGTCATTTTCATATCGAGTGCTGGCTTATCAATGGCGCAGACGTAATGATGGGGGAGATTCATAATCGTCCTGGTGGGGACTATATTCATCTGCTGACGGAGTTGTGCACTGGTGTTGAGACATATCGCGTTGTATTCGAACAATATGTACATTCGGCTGTTAAGCCTTTGACGGCACAATACCATCGTGCCGCCGTTGTGAAGTATTTTGATGCGTCGCCGGGCATTCTTAGGGAGATAGTCGGCCTTGATGATGTGGCGGCCAATCTCTATTTGACAGAAGTCTCTGTGAGTTGTGGCGATCGGATTGTGCCTTGTCATGAATCATCGCACCGGATCGGATGTGTGGTGGCAACGGGGGCAGATACACAGGAAGCCCTGTCAACGGTAAAGGAGAACATGGCGCATGTTGTCTTTAACATGGTATAG